Proteins encoded within one genomic window of Candidatus Hepatoplasma crinochetorum Av:
- a CDS encoding SDR family NAD(P)-dependent oxidoreductase: MEYILITGASSGIGKGLAKSFAERKENLIIVARRKELLENLQKELESKYKIKVLVFIYDLSIEDNVIKFYETIKKYNIKTFINNAGIGEHNDPWNSNIKRIANLIDLNIKALTLLSIMFIKDNLNKNKKLINISSTVGFEILLDEIIYSSSKFFVSTFSEGIAKNLENKNYKLKVQVLAPSSTESESLEEMLNYANISQKEKNKLIINKKNKQKSIEKLIDFFFKLYESDYTIGIVDSKEDKIHLLNNYFKIH; this comes from the coding sequence ATGGAATATATATTAATTACAGGTGCAAGTTCAGGAATTGGAAAAGGACTTGCAAAATCATTTGCAGAAAGAAAAGAAAACTTAATTATTGTTGCAAGAAGAAAAGAATTGTTAGAAAATCTTCAAAAAGAATTAGAGAGTAAATATAAAATAAAAGTATTAGTTTTTATTTATGATTTATCAATCGAAGATAATGTAATTAAATTTTATGAAACAATTAAAAAATATAATATCAAAACATTTATTAATAATGCTGGAATTGGTGAACACAATGATCCTTGAAATTCTAATATTAAAAGAATTGCAAATTTAATTGATCTTAATATTAAAGCATTAACTTTACTTTCAATTATGTTTATAAAAGATAATTTAAATAAAAATAAGAAATTAATAAATATCTCTTCTACTGTAGGATTTGAAATTTTACTAGATGAAATAATTTATTCGAGCAGTAAATTTTTTGTCTCTACTTTTAGCGAAGGAATAGCAAAAAATCTTGAAAATAAAAATTACAAATTAAAAGTACAAGTATTAGCTCCTTCTTCTACAGAGAGTGAATCATTAGAAGAAATGTTAAATTATGCAAATATTTCACAAAAAGAAAAAAATAAATTAATTATAAATAAAAAAAATAAACAGAAATCTATTGAAAAACTTATTGATTTTTTCTTTAAGCTTTATGAAAGTGATTATACAATTGGAATAGTAGATTCAAAAGAAGATAAAATACATTTATTAAATAATTATTTTAAAATTCATTAA
- a CDS encoding aldehyde dehydrogenase family protein — protein MIIGKYNILGKEFKEEKYVSILNPTTQKEYAKVYALNKETVDLIYKFAKEKQKSWEEKTISERAFFISKWADLIEKNKETLANLIVNEVAKNYDDSITEIERSITYIRYTIEEMYRINLEAKSSEQFYKGNKNKIALIERKPYGVILVISPFNFPINLAISKIAPALISGNVCVFKPATQGSYFATKLIKLWEETGVETGILNLVTGKGSEISDYLVTHPLINFINFTGSTNVGKNIANKANMIPLIMELGGKDAAIILNDADLEDASSEIIKGAFSYSGQRCTAIKRVFVNKENKNKLENLLLAKIKKLKIGLPEKNADIIPLIDQKSLKYQEELLSSLNKEAKILIGNKKNINNNIFYPTLITNVLPSDRLAKEEQFGPLLPIITYNNLKELIKIHNDCEFGLQVSIFGKDINKLFYLANKLDVGTVNFNKKGQRGPDNFPFIGYKNSGLGTQGIKNSILSMTKEKVIVINI, from the coding sequence ATGATTATAGGAAAATATAATATTTTAGGAAAAGAATTTAAAGAAGAAAAATATGTTTCAATTTTAAATCCAACAACACAAAAAGAATATGCAAAAGTTTATGCTTTAAATAAAGAAACAGTTGATTTAATTTATAAATTTGCAAAAGAAAAACAAAAAAGTTGAGAAGAAAAAACAATTTCTGAACGTGCTTTTTTTATTAGTAAGTGAGCAGATCTTATTGAAAAAAATAAAGAGACTCTAGCAAATTTAATTGTAAATGAAGTTGCAAAAAATTATGATGATTCAATTACTGAAATTGAAAGATCGATTACATATATAAGATATACAATAGAAGAAATGTATCGCATAAATTTAGAAGCAAAATCAAGTGAACAATTTTATAAAGGAAATAAAAATAAAATTGCTTTAATAGAAAGAAAACCATATGGTGTAATTTTAGTAATAAGTCCCTTTAATTTTCCAATAAATCTTGCAATTTCTAAAATTGCTCCTGCTTTAATTAGTGGTAATGTTTGTGTATTTAAACCAGCAACACAAGGAAGTTATTTTGCTACTAAACTTATAAAATTATGAGAAGAAACAGGAGTAGAAACAGGAATTTTAAATTTGGTAACAGGAAAGGGAAGCGAAATTAGTGATTATTTAGTAACTCATCCTTTAATAAATTTTATAAATTTTACAGGAAGTACAAATGTAGGAAAAAATATTGCAAATAAAGCAAATATGATTCCTTTAATTATGGAACTTGGAGGAAAAGATGCAGCAATTATTTTAAATGATGCAGATTTAGAAGATGCTAGTTCTGAAATAATAAAAGGGGCTTTTTCTTATTCTGGACAAAGATGTACAGCAATTAAAAGAGTTTTTGTAAATAAAGAAAATAAAAATAAATTAGAAAATCTTTTATTAGCAAAAATAAAAAAATTAAAGATTGGTCTTCCAGAAAAAAATGCAGATATTATCCCTTTAATTGATCAAAAATCTTTAAAATATCAAGAAGAATTATTATCTTCATTAAATAAAGAAGCAAAAATATTAATTGGAAATAAAAAAAATATCAATAATAATATTTTTTATCCTACTTTAATTACTAATGTGTTACCTTCTGATAGATTAGCAAAAGAAGAGCAATTTGGTCCTTTGCTTCCAATAATTACTTATAATAATTTAAAAGAACTAATTAAAATTCATAATGATTGTGAATTTGGATTGCAAGTTTCGATCTTTGGAAAAGATATTAATAAATTATTTTATCTTGCAAATAAACTTGATGTTGGAACAGTAAATTTTAATAAAAAAGGTCAACGTGGACCTGATAATTTCCCTTTTATTGGTTATAAAAATTCTGGACTTGGAACACAAGGAATCAAAAATTCTATTCTTTCGATGACAAAAGAGAAAGTAATTGTAATAAATATTTAA
- a CDS encoding Cof-type HAD-IIB family hydrolase, with protein MKTQTELNSKSEKWLIAIDIDRTLIPDQDWNNEKTNNQILDGEIKILDRLIKKGHKVVIATGRSLKSSEELFNNINLNIILSNFNGCYISIPKKNKILLNETINLKDLKKIANENLLKKFKYNFIFKYKDYVKIENLNDKLLFDLYSKFPKFKIEKLDLKKEIEEPISTYMHLKVNQNEQEKILKILEKLKEKYNKSLNLWFWRENIGESMILEINNKKYNKWTSILFIADKYKIKKENIITIGDNLNDYEMIKNANHGVAMINGLDEIKEIAEYVTEYDNNNNGVSHFLNNFFEKRD; from the coding sequence ATGAAAACACAAACTGAATTGAATTCTAAATCAGAAAAATGATTAATTGCAATAGATATTGATCGCACTTTAATCCCAGATCAAGATTGAAATAATGAGAAAACAAATAATCAAATTTTAGATGGGGAAATAAAAATTTTAGATAGATTAATTAAAAAAGGTCACAAAGTAGTAATTGCAACAGGAAGAAGCTTAAAATCATCAGAAGAATTATTTAATAATATAAATTTAAATATCATTCTCTCAAATTTTAACGGATGTTATATTTCTATACCTAAGAAAAATAAAATTCTTTTAAATGAAACTATTAATCTTAAGGACTTAAAAAAAATTGCAAATGAAAATTTATTAAAAAAATTTAAATATAATTTTATTTTCAAATATAAAGATTATGTAAAAATTGAAAATTTAAATGATAAATTACTTTTTGATTTATATTCAAAATTTCCTAAATTTAAAATTGAAAAATTAGATTTAAAAAAAGAAATCGAAGAACCAATTAGTACTTATATGCATCTTAAAGTGAATCAAAATGAACAAGAAAAAATTCTAAAAATTTTAGAAAAATTAAAGGAAAAATATAATAAAAGTTTAAATCTTTGATTTTGAAGAGAAAATATTGGTGAATCAATGATTTTAGAAATAAATAATAAAAAATATAATAAATGAACTTCAATTTTATTTATTGCGGATAAATACAAAATCAAAAAAGAAAATATAATTACAATTGGTGATAATTTAAATGATTATGAGATGATTAAAAACGCAAATCATGGTGTTGCTATGATAAATGGATTAGATGAAATAAAAGAAATTGCAGAATATGTTACAGAATACGATAATAATAATAATGGGGTAAGCCATTTTTTAAATAATTTTTTTGAAAAACGTGATTAA
- a CDS encoding RCC1 domain-containing protein — protein sequence MKKYIILFFISILFFGFSNNNLSFLNFNNEVKINQNDKIILLDLSGSNTGMTVDTNDDGYADTLYMWGDNSNGQIGNGEVSDPILNPIIITPQGQDDWNGNIIDFSLGSSQSGVTIDTNLDGYADTLYMWGNAINKVDKYNPQIITPTNGDWNGNIIDFDIGYNHLGITIDTNLDGYADTLYMWGNNSNGKIGDGTTYNRSIPTLITPEEQDDWNGNIIDLSLGGSHSGITIDTNYDGYGDTLYMWGQNNYGQLGDGTNNNEYYPTIITPQNQDYWDGNLIDLELGSSHSSLAIDVNNDEYADTLYMWGYNSYGQVGNNPSKVNYPTIITPEGQDDWNGNIIDLSLEGTNSSAAIDINNDGFGDILYEWGNNDYGQIGSNLGSKVSNPTIITPEGQDDWNGNIIDISLGGENIGVIIDNDLDGYADTLYMWGYNNYGQFGNGTTESKNHPELITSSYSFLLKSINLNYYEENNIELDIKLDDYQNIINEGPEVILIDQNDIQYQTTFITDKSNVDDDQYYYQIDNIEYANSYNFTQILINNNIFDISLEEINTDYLISGYQISNINEEEAIIDLDTSQNSNNFNIDNYTNDQRKVKVNYTNLDNNNIYYKEFIIDNSYQTTIDNLNAETNYQIDSIQYFYEDGNYKYQIDQEVTQFQTIPATPIIEADSISIINNSITTNSFEYTIEIDNLKENETKDNFTQYDINNGIWLIDENGESYNSSFVDAKLITNGEINGTQNYQLTFLQEDLISGQIYNFSGIGFNDPNGSNPDTINFTTPLQIETLIINKEFVDNSFFIDPNSITTNSFNFQITIDNLIYIENDSENEPIFSNFNQNDKLYLQDDQGNIYDADYILGSSSLIGEGNESGTVKYQFIFNVSDLEANKTYNFTKISFTNNFNNEFLDISGSGEIKTDNNISTKIIIYIIIIILIIIILLAIILLLIDLKMKRRTKEMEEKLNSDFE from the coding sequence ATGAAAAAATATATAATATTGTTTTTTATTTCAATATTGTTTTTTGGTTTTAGTAATAATAATTTATCTTTTTTAAATTTTAATAACGAAGTAAAGATAAATCAAAATGATAAGATTATTCTTCTTGATTTGAGTGGATCAAATACAGGAATGACAGTTGATACTAATGATGATGGATACGCCGATACGCTTTATATGTGAGGAGATAATAGCAATGGGCAAATAGGAAATGGCGAAGTAAGTGATCCTATATTAAATCCAATAATTATTACTCCACAAGGACAAGATGATTGAAACGGAAATATAATCGATTTTTCATTAGGTTCTTCGCAATCTGGTGTTACAATTGATACTAATTTAGATGGATATGCAGATACATTATATATGTGAGGAAATGCAATTAATAAGGTTGATAAATATAATCCACAAATCATAACACCAACAAATGGTGATTGAAATGGTAATATAATTGATTTCGATATTGGCTATAATCATTTAGGAATTACAATTGATACTAATTTAGATGGATATGCAGATACATTATATATGTGAGGAAATAATAGTAATGGAAAAATTGGTGATGGAACAACATATAATAGATCTATTCCTACACTAATAACACCAGAAGAGCAAGATGATTGAAATGGTAATATAATCGATTTATCTTTAGGTGGTAGTCATTCTGGAATTACTATTGATACAAATTATGATGGATATGGCGATACTCTTTATATGTGAGGACAAAATAATTATGGTCAACTTGGTGATGGAACAAATAATAATGAATATTATCCAACAATAATAACTCCACAAAATCAAGATTATTGAGATGGAAATTTAATCGATTTAGAATTAGGTAGTTCTCATTCTAGTCTTGCAATTGATGTTAATAATGATGAGTATGCTGATACTTTATACATGTGGGGATATAATAGTTATGGACAAGTTGGTAATAATCCTAGTAAAGTAAATTATCCAACAATAATAACACCAGAAGGACAAGATGATTGAAATGGTAATATAATTGATTTATCTTTAGAGGGTACGAATTCATCAGCAGCAATTGATATAAATAATGATGGATTTGGGGATATTCTTTATGAATGAGGAAATAATGATTATGGACAAATCGGAAGTAATCTTGGTAGTAAAGTAAGCAATCCTACAATAATAACACCAGAAGGACAAGATGATTGAAATGGTAATATTATTGACATATCTTTGGGTGGAGAAAATATAGGAGTAATAATTGATAATGATTTAGATGGATACGCTGATACTTTATACATGTGGGGATATAATAATTATGGACAATTTGGTAATGGAACAACAGAAAGTAAAAATCATCCAGAATTAATCACTTCAAGTTATAGTTTTCTTCTTAAAAGTATAAATTTAAATTATTATGAGGAAAATAATATTGAATTAGATATTAAATTAGATGACTATCAAAATATTATAAATGAAGGACCAGAAGTAATATTAATTGATCAAAATGATATTCAATATCAAACAACTTTTATTACTGATAAATCTAATGTTGATGATGATCAATATTACTATCAAATTGATAATATTGAATATGCTAATAGTTATAATTTCACACAAATATTAATAAATAATAATATTTTTGATATCAGTTTAGAAGAAATAAATACTGATTATTTAATTTCTGGATATCAAATTTCAAATATCAATGAAGAAGAAGCAATTATAGATTTAGATACTAGTCAAAATAGTAATAATTTTAATATTGATAATTACACAAATGATCAAAGAAAAGTAAAAGTAAATTATACAAATCTTGATAATAATAATATTTATTATAAAGAATTTATTATCGATAATTCTTATCAAACTACCATTGATAATTTAAATGCAGAAACAAATTATCAAATTGATTCAATTCAATATTTTTATGAAGATGGAAATTATAAATATCAAATTGATCAAGAAGTAACACAATTTCAAACAATTCCGGCAACACCAATAATTGAAGCTGATTCAATTTCAATAATTAATAACTCAATTACAACAAATTCTTTTGAATATACAATTGAAATTGATAATTTAAAAGAAAATGAAACAAAAGATAATTTTACACAATATGATATAAATAATGGCATTTGATTAATTGATGAAAATGGCGAAAGTTATAATTCTTCTTTTGTTGATGCAAAATTAATTACAAATGGAGAAATTAATGGAACACAAAATTATCAATTAACTTTTTTACAAGAAGATTTAATTTCGGGACAAATTTATAATTTTTCTGGAATTGGTTTTAATGATCCAAATGGATCTAATCCTGATACAATAAATTTCACTACTCCACTTCAAATTGAAACATTAATAATAAATAAAGAATTTGTTGATAATTCATTTTTTATTGATCCAAATTCAATTACAACTAATTCTTTTAATTTTCAAATTACAATTGATAATCTAATTTATATTGAAAATGATTCAGAAAATGAACCAATTTTTAGTAATTTTAATCAAAATGATAAATTATATTTACAAGATGATCAAGGAAATATATATGATGCAGACTATATTTTAGGTAGTTCTTCTTTAATTGGTGAAGGAAATGAATCAGGAACAGTAAAATATCAATTTATATTTAATGTTTCTGATTTAGAAGCGAATAAAACATATAATTTTACAAAAATTAGTTTTACAAATAATTTTAATAATGAATTTTTAGATATTTCTGGATCAGGAGAAATTAAAACAGATAATAATATATCAACAAAAATAATTATTTATATAATAATTATTATTTTAATAATAATTATATTATTGGCTATAATTTTATTATTAATTGATTTAAAAATGAAAAGAAGAACAAAAGAAATGGAAGAAAAACTTAATTCTGATTTTGAATAA
- a CDS encoding ATP-dependent DNA helicase has protein sequence MNKKNDYLEKFKKIYEKNESNFYFITGHAGSGKTTLLIKLKTYFREKGINAFFTSSTGISATIFEGTTLNYYLGNLNYDHKDHFPIITGRNNRRWKIKEKQIKNTDVLIIDEISMVKSDYFELIDLLLQKAKGNNQKFGGIKIIMFGDFLQLPPVIKNYQGENLDEKWIFKSKIWNQINIKYIKLTKNFRQIDQKYIENLQKIRNGNYDQETENYFKFIEKKELNNQKEITKLVSTNQSADNINNNNLNKIKEKEHIYNSYFEVDEKYLERKKQIIEEYQKEITIIPKKLILKKGAKVMSLINKKEDKIINGSIGIVKNLNHSFVEVEWLEGNKTKIKEYTWNKVDQKGETICSFTQIPLKLAYAITIHKSQGMTLSELLIDCENIFAEGQLYTALSRIKNPKNMYILNFDKKYVKANKEAIKFYENTNWIEF, from the coding sequence ATGAACAAAAAAAATGATTATTTAGAAAAATTTAAGAAAATTTATGAGAAAAATGAAAGTAATTTTTATTTTATTACAGGACATGCTGGAAGTGGAAAAACAACACTTTTGATAAAATTAAAAACTTATTTTAGAGAAAAAGGAATTAATGCTTTTTTTACTTCTTCTACAGGAATCTCCGCAACAATATTTGAAGGAACAACATTAAATTACTATTTAGGAAATTTAAATTACGATCATAAAGATCATTTTCCAATTATAACAGGAAGAAATAATCGTAGATGAAAAATCAAAGAAAAACAAATTAAAAATACAGATGTTTTAATTATTGATGAAATTTCAATGGTTAAAAGTGATTATTTTGAATTAATAGATCTTTTATTACAAAAAGCAAAAGGAAATAATCAAAAATTTGGCGGAATAAAAATAATAATGTTTGGTGATTTTTTACAATTACCTCCTGTTATTAAAAATTATCAAGGGGAAAACCTTGATGAAAAATGAATTTTTAAATCAAAAATTTGAAATCAAATCAACATTAAATATATTAAATTAACAAAAAACTTTCGGCAAATAGATCAAAAATATATTGAAAATTTACAGAAAATTAGAAATGGAAATTATGATCAAGAAACAGAGAATTATTTTAAATTTATTGAAAAGAAAGAATTAAACAATCAAAAAGAAATTACGAAATTAGTATCAACAAACCAATCAGCCGATAACATTAATAATAATAATTTAAATAAAATAAAAGAAAAAGAGCACATTTATAATTCTTATTTTGAAGTAGATGAAAAATATCTTGAAAGAAAAAAACAAATAATTGAAGAGTATCAAAAAGAGATAACTATTATTCCAAAAAAATTAATTCTCAAAAAAGGGGCAAAAGTAATGTCGCTTATAAATAAAAAAGAAGATAAGATTATAAATGGTTCAATTGGAATTGTTAAAAATCTAAATCACTCTTTTGTAGAAGTAGAATGATTAGAAGGAAATAAAACAAAAATTAAAGAATATACATGAAATAAAGTTGATCAAAAAGGAGAAACAATTTGTAGTTTTACACAAATTCCTTTGAAATTAGCATATGCAATTACAATTCATAAATCACAAGGAATGACTCTTAGTGAATTATTGATTGATTGTGAAAATATTTTTGCTGAAGGTCAATTATATACAGCTCTTTCTAGAATTAAAAATCCAAAAAATATGTATATTTTAAATTTTGATAAAAAATATGTAAAAGCAAATAAGGAAGCAATAAAATTTTATGAAAACACAAACTGAATTGAATTCTAA